The following are encoded together in the Nymphaea colorata isolate Beijing-Zhang1983 chromosome 14, ASM883128v2, whole genome shotgun sequence genome:
- the LOC116267732 gene encoding uncharacterized protein LOC116267732, whose product MADEGEDATGAQEEEEIGEGEDGKEANGAQEEEEKEGREEEEGAQGKQEEEGRGGGRQEDEEEEEEEEAGDMIDIFPRARVRKIMRIDPDINKMTSEALTLVSRSTVLFLRHLAESSAAVTLRRKKRIVRLEHLRDAVRNHGPTSDFLLDCLPPPAVETATDRLKERPRAVEKPAPPGNRRIDDFFRRG is encoded by the coding sequence ATGGCGGACGAAGGAGAAGACGCTACAGGAgcgcaagaagaagaagaaataggagAAGGTGAGGACGGAAAAGAAGCCAACGGAGcgcaagaggaagaagaaaaggaaggaagagaggaagaagaaggagctcAAGgaaagcaggaagaagaaggaagaggcggAGGAAGGCAGgaggacgaagaagaagaggaggaggaagaagcggGAGATATGATCGACATCTTCCCTCGCGCGCGCGTGAGGAAGATCATGCGGATCGATCCCGACATCAATAAGATGACATCCGAGGCCCTGACGCTCGTCTCCCGCTCGACTGTGCTCTTCCTGCGCCACCTCGCCGAGTCCTCCGCCGCCGTGACCCTTCGCCGGAAGAAGAGGATCGTGAGGCTCGAACACCTCAGGGATGCCGTCCGGAATCACGGACCCACGAGCGACTTCCTCCTTGATTGCCTCCCCCCGCCGGCCGTCGAGACGGCGACGGATAGGCTGAAGGAACGCCCCCGTGCGGTTGAGAAGCCGGCTCCCCCCGGCAATCGGCGGATCGACGACTTCTTCCGGCGCGGTTAG
- the LOC116267816 gene encoding 3-ketoacyl-CoA synthase 17-like, giving the protein MKGLSQIQVLQFSFGTLLGLCLLLHALSSCDLLHVIEHHRNASIAALWCFALTALLYIRSRPRGVFMVDYSCFKPDFDQKASYEVCEYFVRRSQRFSTVSEEFMRGIYLKSGLGDETYVPPFIFNHDYEAKLSSAIEEAEQGMFGAITDLLAKTNVPVSEIDHLIVTSGVFAVTPSLSSRIVNRFGMKESVRTFNLNGMGCSSGVASIDLAGRILRNRRKGSYALVVVTESISQNWYFGDNRSMLVTNCIFRLGTAAVLLTNRKSESVKLELIDSLRTHHGADDRAYRAAIQEEDEHGTVGFSLTKDLIRVAGEGLRAHLRVFAPRVLPYSQLLAYVYAAAKSKLLVSGSAAKPYVPDFTSAFEHICIHTGGKAVIENIARVLKLNDDVTEPSRMTLHRFGNTSSSLVFYEYAYFEAKKRVKKGDKVWMLAFGTGFKVCSLVWKAMHDSSLDQSNPWSDCIHRYPVKAW; this is encoded by the coding sequence atgaaggGACTGTCACAAATTCAAGTGCTTCAGTTCTCCTTTGGAACCCTGCTAGGGTTGTGCCTTCTCCTCCATGCTCTCTCCTCCTGTGACTTGCTGCATGTCATTGAGCACCACAGGAACGCCTCCATAGCCGCCCTGTGGTGCTTCGCCCTGACCGCGCTCCTATACATCCGCTCAAGACCTCGCGGGGTCTTCATGGTCGATTACTCCTGCTTCAAGCCCGACTTCGATCAGAAGGCCAGCTACGAGGTCTGCGAGTACTTCGTTCGCCGGAGCCAGCGGTTCTCGACGGTGAGCGAGGAGTTCATGCGGGGGATCTACCTGAAATCCGGCCTCGGCGACGAGACCTACGTCCCGCCCTTCATCTTCAACCACGACTACGAGGCCAAGCTCAGCTCCGCCATCGAAGAAGCTGAGCAAGGCATGTTCGGAGCCATCACCGACCTGCTCGCCAAGACCAACGTGCCCGTTTCGGAAATCGACCACCTGATCGTCACCTCCGGGGTCTTCGCCGTCACTCCCTCGCTCTCGTCGCGGATCGTCAACCGATTCGGGATGAAAGAATCGGTTCGGACGTTCAACCTCAACGGCATGGGCTGCAGCTCCGGCGTCGCGTCCATCGACCTCGCCGGCCGGATTCTCCGGAACCGGCGCAAGGGGTCGTACGCGCTCGTGGTGGTCACCGAGAGCATCAGCCAGAACTGGTACTTCGGCGACAACCGCTCCATGCTCGTCACGAACTGCATCTTCCGGCTCGGGACGGCGGCGGTCCTCTTGACGAACCGGAAGAGCGAGTCGGTGAAGCTGGAGCTGATCGACTCGCTGAGAACCCACCATGGAGCGGACGACAGAGCCTACAGGGCGGCGATCCAGGAGGAGGACGAACACGGCACGGTGGGGTTCTCGCTGACGAAGGACCTGATCCGGGTCGCCGGCGAGGGCCTGCGAGCGCACCTCCGAGTCTTCGCACCGCGGGTGCTACCATACTCCCAGCTGCTGGCCTACGTCTACGCCGCCGCCAAGTCCAAGCTGCTAGTCTCCGGCAGCGCCGCAAAGCCTTACGTGCCGGACTTCACGTCGGCGTTCGAGCACATCTGCATCCACACCGGCGGGAAGGCGGTGATCGAAAACATTGCAAGAGTGCTCAAGCTCAACGATGACGTGACAGAACCTTCTCGGATGACACTGCACCGGTTCGGTAACACCTCCTCTAGCCTAGTTTTCTATGAGTACGCCTACTTTGAGGCCAAGAAGAGGGTTAAGAAGGGTGACAAGGTGTGGATGCTGGCCTTTGGGACTGGGTTCAAGGTGTGCTCGCTTGTTTGGAAGGCCATGCATGACTCCAGCCTTGACCAATCCAATCCTTGGTCAGATTGCATTCATAGGTACCCAGTCAAGGCatggtaa
- the LOC116267615 gene encoding embryogenesis-like protein: MTLLSRIPLRRSFFACHHRSIPRFLDNHYPSPQLLSPETPSSRTPISFPSDYSPRTRVFNSTHTSILKNYGGLRRFSNETDRVDYEKEVDEINLKFVEAREEIDLALEAKDTVYFNQEADTAREAVKVVIDMFEDLSARLPEHERRALNRSMGLKMEQLKAELEQLNE; this comes from the coding sequence ATGACTCTCCTTTCGCGAATTCCGCTCAGAAGAAGCTTCTTTGCATGCCACCATCGATCAATCCCTAGATTTCTAGACAACCACTACCCTTCTCCTCAACTTTTGTCTCCAGAAACCCCATCTTCGAGGACACCCATTTCATTTCCCAGCGATTACAGCCCCCGAACTCGCGTTTTTAATAGTACCCATACTTCCATTTTGAAGAACTATGGTGGACTTCGGCGATTCTCCAATGAAACTGATCGCGTAGATTACGAAAAGGAAGTGGACGAGATCAATCTCAAGTTCGTGGAAGCGAGGGAAGAGATCGATCTTGCCCTGGAAGCGAAGGACACGGTCTATTTCAACCAAGAGGCGGACACAGCGAGAGAAGCGGTGAAGGTCGTCATCGACATGTTCGAAGATTTATCGGCGCGGTTGCCGGAACACGAGAGGCGGGCGCTGAACAGGTCTATGGGTCTGAAGATGGAACAACTGAAGGCTGAGCTTGAGCAGTTGAACGAATGA